A window of Variovorax paradoxus genomic DNA:
CCACGCGCCCGTCACCGGCGCCGCGCTCGCCGCATGGCAGGCCGGCACGCCGGTCGCCTTCGAAATGAAGATCGGCCTCGTCGGGCAGGACACGCTGGCCATCGCTCCCATTGCCGAGGAAACCACCGCGCACCTCACTTCGCCCTGGGCGCATCCGAGCTTCGGCGGCCGCTTCCTCGCGGCGGAGCGCAGCGTGACGCCGCAAGGCTTCGATGCGCACTGGCGCGTGTCGTCGCTCGTCACGTCGGCGCGCGAGCAGGTGCGTTCCGGTCTTTCGGGCCGTGGCGGCCCCGCCGACGGCGACACGGCCGATGTGGTCAGCGCGAACGCCACGACCGCCAACGCGCCGCGCCGCAACATGGGTCCGCTGCAGACCTTCGACGTGTCGCTCGCGCAGCCGATCAACGTCTATTCGATGAGCACGCGCGCGGGCAAGTACGGCGCGCTCTTCATCGGCCTGGTGCTGATGGCCGCCTTCATGTTCGAGCTGTTCCGAAAGCTGCGGCTGCATCCGATCCAGTACGGGCTGGTGGGCCTGTCGATCGCGCTGTTCTTCCTGCTGCTGCTCGCGCTGTCCGAGAAGTTCGCGTTCTGGATGGCCTACGCCGGTGCCGCGACGGCCAGCGTGGTGCTGCTGGCCGTGTATTTCAGCGCGGTGCTGGAAGGCTGGCGGCGCGGGCTGTCGTTCGGTGCCTTCGTGGCGCTGCTGTATGGCGCGCTCTATGGTCTGCTCGCATCGGAAAGCAATGCGCTGCTGCTGGGCGCGTTGCTGATCTTCGGCATGCTGGCCGTGCTGATGCTCGTCACGCGCAAGGTCGACTGGTATGCGCTTTCGCGCCGTACGGACAACGCGCCGGCATGAAAGCCTTGCGGGTCGTCGCCGGAGCACTGGGCTGGCTTGCCCTGGCCGCGCTGTGGTTCTGGGCGTGGCACCTGAAAGACCCGCATCTGCGTTTCATGCGCGAGTGGGAACTGAGCTTGCTGCTGGGAGTGCTCACAGCCGGCATCGCCGTCGCATGGCGATTCGCGCGCGGCAGGCTGCGTCCCGTGGCGCTGGGCCTGGCCTTCGCGGCCTTGCTCACGGCCCTGGGCAACGAAGCTGCGTCGCGCCAGCACCGGGCCGAAGTCGAAGCCGCGTCGGGCCCCGTGGCGCAGGCGCTCGGCGCGCGCTTCATCGTCGGTTATGACGATGCGGCGCAGCTGCGCGACCGCGTCCGCAAGGGGCTGATCGGCGGCATTTTCGTGACCGGCCGTAATGTGAAAGGCCGCACCGCCGCCGAACTGCGCGATGAAATCGCCGGCCTGCAGGCGCTGCGCCGCGAAGCCGGGCTGCCGCCGCTGGTGGTCGCGACCGACCAGGAGGGCGGCGCCGTCTCGCGGCTGTCACCACTGGTCGAGCCGCAACCCGCATTGGCCACGCTGCTCGATGCGGACGTGTCCGACGAAGAACTCGCGCAACGCGCCCACGCCTACGGCGCACGACAAGGCAGGGCGCTCGCCGCTTTAGGCATCACGCTCAATTTCAGCCCGGTGGTCGACCTGCGCCCCGGCCGTGCGCCGGGCCGCTGGGACTTTCACACCCGCATCGACGAACGCGCCATTTCGGCCGACCCGGCAGTCACCGCACAGGTAGCGCTCGCTTACGAGCTGGGCCTTGAATCGGCTGGCGTTCGCGGCACGCTCAAGCACTTTCCGGGACTGGCCGGCGTGACCGAGGACACCCATCATTTCGCCGCCGTGCTGCACACGCCGGCGGCCCGGCTTGCAACACATGACTGGAAACCATTTCAAGAAGTGTCGAAACAATCTGACGCAGCGATCATGCTGGGCCATGTGATCCTTCCGGAACTCGACGCGGAACATCCGGTCTCTTTCTCGCGCAGAATCGTGCGGCAGGTGATTCGGGGCGAGTGGGGCTACCAGGGCCTGCTCGTCACAGACGACCTCACGATGGGCGCGGCCTACAACCGCGGTCTTTGCGACGCCACCGTCCGCGCCCTCGGCGCCGGGGTGGATCTGCTGCTGATCGCCTACGACCACGACAAGTACTTCGACGCCATGCACTGCGCGCTGCAGGCCGCGCAGCGCGGCGCACCCGATCTCCTGTTGCCGGAACGCGACGACGCGCGGCGGCTCCAATCTTCTCGCTAGCTAGCCAGTAATTCCTTTCTATGTCCAAACGCTCAAGCTCCACCCCTCCCGACGACGACGGTTCCGCGCCCGCCGATCCGAACCGCCGCTGGAAACGCATTGCCGGATGGGGTGCCGTGGTGGTGGGTTCCGGCGCGCTGGTGGTGCTGGTCGCCGCCATCGTGGCCGTGGTCGCCATCTATCCGAAGCTGCCGGATGTTTCGGCGCTGTCCGACTACCGCCCCAAGCTGCCGCTGCGCGTGTATTCGGCCGAGGGCCAGATGATCGGCGAGTTCGGCGAAGAGCGCCGCAACCTCACGCCGTTCGCGAACATCCCGAAGGTCATGAAAGACGCGGTGCTGGCCGTGGAAGACGCGCGCTTCTACGACCACGGCGGCGTCGACTACAAGGGCTTCCTGCGCGCGGCCGTCGCCAGCCTGAAGGGCGGACGCAAGCAGGGCGCCTCGACCATCACGATGCAGGTCGCGCGCAACGTGTACCTGAGCTCGGAGCGGACCATGAGCCGCAAGACCTACGAGATATTGCTCGCGCTGCGGCTCGAGCAGCAGCTCACCAAGGACCAGATCCTGGAGATCTACCTGAACCAGATCTACCTGGGCAACCGCGCCTACGGTTTCGCCG
This region includes:
- a CDS encoding glycoside hydrolase family 3 N-terminal domain-containing protein gives rise to the protein MKALRVVAGALGWLALAALWFWAWHLKDPHLRFMREWELSLLLGVLTAGIAVAWRFARGRLRPVALGLAFAALLTALGNEAASRQHRAEVEAASGPVAQALGARFIVGYDDAAQLRDRVRKGLIGGIFVTGRNVKGRTAAELRDEIAGLQALRREAGLPPLVVATDQEGGAVSRLSPLVEPQPALATLLDADVSDEELAQRAHAYGARQGRALAALGITLNFSPVVDLRPGRAPGRWDFHTRIDERAISADPAVTAQVALAYELGLESAGVRGTLKHFPGLAGVTEDTHHFAAVLHTPAARLATHDWKPFQEVSKQSDAAIMLGHVILPELDAEHPVSFSRRIVRQVIRGEWGYQGLLVTDDLTMGAAYNRGLCDATVRALGAGVDLLLIAYDHDKYFDAMHCALQAAQRGAPDLLLPERDDARRLQSSR
- the creD gene encoding cell envelope integrity protein CreD, which codes for MLQLLKALQSSMLVKVAGLFFLLLLLCIPLAEIDSINRERGESQREAARELAATYAGRQTVVGPLLLVPYVERWMEPLRNAQGKVIGQEPRSKEMAHVVFPDKLHIEGTMAPQERYRGIFRIPFYTLNATLGGGFAAFDPKAVSHSETDSKIEFKAPFIAFNVSDLRGLDGSPAMVMGGEALRFRQRVPGLADDAWFADGIHAPVTGAALAAWQAGTPVAFEMKIGLVGQDTLAIAPIAEETTAHLTSPWAHPSFGGRFLAAERSVTPQGFDAHWRVSSLVTSAREQVRSGLSGRGGPADGDTADVVSANATTANAPRRNMGPLQTFDVSLAQPINVYSMSTRAGKYGALFIGLVLMAAFMFELFRKLRLHPIQYGLVGLSIALFFLLLLALSEKFAFWMAYAGAATASVVLLAVYFSAVLEGWRRGLSFGAFVALLYGALYGLLASESNALLLGALLIFGMLAVLMLVTRKVDWYALSRRTDNAPA